The genomic window TATCATCACATCTTTTCACCGAAGAGAAATAATTGGCTAACTCTCTTCTCACTTCAGGAAGGTCTTCTAAGAAGCCTGGCACTTCGATTTCATCAGGTGTATAAATTCTAGATGGACGTTGCTTTCCTCCTTTTTCATAATTTGGATTGTCCACAAAAAATGGACGGTGAGGATCATGTGAGTTGGCCATCATGAAGAATGGTCTGTTCTCTTCTTTCGCTTGAGTAATAAATTTCTTGAAATGCTCTTTGTATAATTTAGGCGATCTACCCGACCCTAAATCTTTAGCATCCTGATTGTATTCCCAAACATAGTTTTCTACTTTTTTTGGTGTAGAGTGTTTTACTTTACCCAACACACCAGGTTTATAATTCTTGTGTAATTTTAATTCCTCAGCCAATGTAGGAACCGACGGTTTTGAAGGAAAAAAGCCAGTCATACCACTATTGTTCGGGTAACATCCAGTACCAATCACACCTCTCGATGGCATACAAACCGCCACAGTAACGTGAGCATTTGTAAAACGCATTCCTTCATTCGCCAAACGATCAATGTTCGGTGTGATATCTTCTACATTACTTCCATTCACTCCCACCGAATGATAGTCCATATCATCGGCTGTAATTAATAGAATATTTGGAGTTGTCGACTGTGCAAAAAGCATTGGGCTAAAAAGTAAGCACAGCGTAGTAAACAAATTGATTAATCTTTTCATACCTATATTATTGTATATCGTTTTGTAGTTTAATTGTAATGTCTTTTGGTTTGTATGCCTTTGGAATAAGTACATACTTCTCTGATGTAGATTGAATTAACTCACCTTTATGGTAAATATCATAGCGATTGATATTCGGTACAGGTTTCCAAGTCAGCACTTTTTTATTCTTCTGATGCACACTCGGAAAGAACTGTTTCTGTTCCACTTTAAAATCTTCATTTTTGATAATCGGTTGGGCTTGTTTATTCCACCAAATATCATCTAAATATATTTTTGATGAAGATGTCAAACCATGAAAAACCACTTCCATCCCTTTCACTCTTCCTTTCACATCGGCATAATCAAAAACAAGATCTTGCCACTCTCCAGTTCCCTCATACTTTTTGATGATCTTCTTAGAAATTTTCTCTTCACCCAAGACAATCTTCAATTCAACATCAAACGATTGGTCGGATAGAAGTTTAAGGTGGCAATGTCCCAATTCTTTTCCAGTCAATGGAGTATGTTTTACAACAACAGATGCTGTCGAAGCTTCATCATCTTTAGATAAACCCAACACATAGGCACTCTTATTCAGTCCTTTTCGGTGAGGGTTCTCGATCACCAATACTTGATTGAACTGATCGGAATGAAATTTCTCTGGAATAATATCTTCGAAAGTAAACTGAGTATGCACTTTGTATTTACCCACTGCTGCAGGATTCCATCCCCAGGCCAAAGAAGAATTCCTTTCATTCCACTTCGCATAAATTTCTTTCAATCGGCTCACCTCCTCTGGGTGAACATCAAATAGATCGTTCTTTTCGTAAGGATCTTTAGCGATGTTATACAACCTCACTTTCTTATTTTTCTGATCGAAGAACAACTTCCAATCGCCATCTCTTACACACCATTTATTGGCATTTTTCCAAAATAACTGCTGATGAGGATCTTCGTCTTTTTCCCATTTGATGTAGGGCAATAGGTTCTCTCCATTCAAATGTTTTGGTGCTTCAACACCGGCAAGGTTTAAAATAGTTGGATAAATATCCATGCTCGTCACCATTGGTTCGAACGTTTTTCCTTGAGGTATTTCCTTAGGATAATGCATGAAATAAGGAATCTTGATTCCACCTTCGTACAACGTTCCTTTTTGTCCATTCAACGGCAAATTCAAAGAAGCATTATCGTCAGGTTTACCGCCATTATCTGAGATAAACACAATGAAAGTATTATCGTACAAGCCTCTCTCCTTCAGCTTGTCGACCATCTTTCCGATATTCTGATCCATCACATATTG from Flammeovirga yaeyamensis includes these protein-coding regions:
- a CDS encoding sulfatase family protein — encoded protein: MRKIHQIVCVLMIMTASIFAQDRPNFLIIVADDLGYADVGYHHLSKDIPTPNIDQLAKKGVAFKNGYVTAPVCGPSRAALLTGSYQQRFGFKDNPGPFRPSPEVVPGISSEFPTIAEILQSNDYQTVAIGKWHLGGQEGEEFLPINKGFDHYYGFLGGASSYYFEDECSQFFMEDDQPIQTPNVYLTDLFGQKAINYFDQYESEKPFFMYWAPNAVHTPLQAPKEVIKKFDHIKDPARRKLVAMQYVMDQNIGKMVDKLKERGLYDNTFIVFISDNGGKPDDNASLNLPLNGQKGTLYEGGIKIPYFMHYPKEIPQGKTFEPMVTSMDIYPTILNLAGVEAPKHLNGENLLPYIKWEKDEDPHQQLFWKNANKWCVRDGDWKLFFDQKNKKVRLYNIAKDPYEKNDLFDVHPEEVSRLKEIYAKWNERNSSLAWGWNPAAVGKYKVHTQFTFEDIIPEKFHSDQFNQVLVIENPHRKGLNKSAYVLGLSKDDEASTASVVVKHTPLTGKELGHCHLKLLSDQSFDVELKIVLGEEKISKKIIKKYEGTGEWQDLVFDYADVKGRVKGMEVVFHGLTSSSKIYLDDIWWNKQAQPIIKNEDFKVEQKQFFPSVHQKNKKVLTWKPVPNINRYDIYHKGELIQSTSEKYVLIPKAYKPKDITIKLQNDIQ